The following is a genomic window from Prunus persica cultivar Lovell chromosome G7, Prunus_persica_NCBIv2, whole genome shotgun sequence.
GGAAGAGGCATGTATATCCGGTTATGGTTATTTAGATTCTATCacaaaaaatcacaaattcGATTTACCGTTTTACTCTGTGATGGCAAAGAATTtaagcatttctttcttgTCTATGAATTCAGGGGATTCATCTCATTAACCTTCTTCCTTTGGGAAACTGATACGAAAGGTTGGCTGAGATATAACTTAAGCTTATTACAGAAAGAGCATTCAAAAATAAGCTTGGTTTGTGAAACAATCCATTCGTCCTATTGCCTCTTATTCATTTTGGTTCACGCTAGTGATGCTAGCAAttaggtaatttatgcatctTTAAGTGGCAACTTGCCAATGAAATTGGTGTGCAGGCTTCCCAAGTAAAGATGATCCTCAAATTCCAAAGCATTTGTCACAAACGACATCACGCTTCCATCTGGATCCTCAAGCTTCTTCACAATCTTACCATTAGCTGCCACATTCACCACCATGGCTTTTGTGCGCAAGCCACTGACTAGTTCAGTCAATTTCCGAGATGATGCTATCAAGTGTTTGGCTGCTTTGGAGGCGTGGACAAACTCCAGCCCCTCTGTAGTCAACTGTGTCATGCATCCAAACATGTCATTCTAGTTGGCATATGCTCTACGAAAAATTCTTGGGAAAGAGGTGGCACTGTCACATCGTgttatactatatgtataaCCACCACGTGACATTGTAACAGTCGCACCGAAGAATTTCTCGTGTTtcaataaatgaaaagatgaACCTAATTAAGGTTGTATTACCTGAAGTAGAGCGATCCAGAAAGATCCATCTGGGGCAAGATTGATGTTGTCAGGTCCACCAGGAAGGTTCTCAATGAAGATCTCTGTCTTCCCTTTGTTCTCTCCCTTCAGCCAATGCCTTTGGCACCTAAATCTGACCCATAAACACAATATTATTAACATGATAATTTGGTTTAAGTTTTTCCTAACTGATGAATGAGCAAGAAGTGTTAGTCACATCATCAAGCTTACTTCCATGTTTCACAGACCACCAGATAATCTTGGTGTTTGGACACTGCAACTCCATTAGCAAAACCCAAGTTATCAAGTAGGATTGAAGTCTCCCCTGATGATGGATCGTACTTGAGCAGCTGCCCATGTGGTTTTGCCTCTAGCACATCTAGATACCAATCATGGAGTCCAAATTTGGTGCTTGCAACACTAAAATATAGACTGCCATCTGATGCCTCAATCACATCATCTGCAAATCTGATTTCAACATGAATATAATAAGGCTAGCCACACTTGGATATCAAACTTATCACAAATAAATTTTCACATCCATAATACTACATTCAATCTATTCATATATGTCAACGGGTCTAGCCCAGTGAAAAATGATCTTAGCTTGCAGAGCATAGCAGTGGTCTCAGGTTTGAACCCTCTATTGGCGCCTTGATAgaatgtgtgtgagaaactctCATTCTTTTGTAgttagactatcgcttatattaaaaaaaacgtCTCTTCATTTATTGGGCCATGCATTTATTTTCAAGTGTTACCAACGCTTATTTATTGGGCTTATTTTGTGATAAGAAGCACATGTATCCTTTGTTACTGGGTCAGAGAGATGTGGACCCAGGATCCCTTTGGGTCCACTGGTACCTCCATGAAAAACACGGGTGGAATATTTGCGGGGTTCGCACCAACATGGTCTTATTGATGTGGCCTGTGTTTTTGCATTTCTATTGGATATGCTTGAGCAGAAGAGAGTTAATGCATCAGACAAAAACACAGGCCactatcaaagaaaaaaatctgaGATTAAATGTCGAAACAAAACCCATAAGAAAAAGTACCAAACTTCGATTGCAACAGCCATGGATTCATATCGAATACCAACAGACCATGATGTGCATGACATGTAGCAATCGgtcccaatatttttttatttggacgAAATCGGTCCCaatataaaaccaaaataagaaaaaagattcCTCACAGTACCATCGCTAAATGGTACAAATCCCAATTTCGTGAGGAAACTGCCACACCTCACTATAGAAGATGACCTATTGGATTGTTCTGTTCTGTCACATCAGAAAATATTTGGCATGGCTTGCACATGGCTCTTTTTCAAGCGAACACATTGATTTCTCCAGCCATTTTCCACAGTTGGATGAAATCACAGCTAACTTGTGTTCATGTAGTTTTTATCTGAAGGGTAAATCAATTGCACGGCACTTGATTTTGCAGCTTTTTGCACATTTcaagaatgaaaaattatcTGACTACACATGCATTCAGAACAAATGTTGCAGCATATTGGTCTTTATAGTGTACCTACTCTTACCTTATTTTGGACCCATTAACATGTGAAGTGAGAAGCTTGACACCATTTTCAGTAATTTTAAGCAAACCCTGCACAAATCACAGTAACATGCAGAAAAACTTACTTGTAACCGCCCTGTCAATAACACAATGGCACATGGAAAAAATTGTCTCACATATCATTGCATTATTGATCATAATAGTAAAAAGTATTATCCCGACAGTCTTTTTCGAAAAATAAGACTAGAGTGCTCTGCTTTGACAAGGCCACAGGCATATACAAGGGGTTAAGAGGTGGTGCTCTTACCTCTTCAGTATCACATGCAACAACATCACCTTCCTTGGTGATTGTGATCCCAAGTACTGTATCACTGTTCACCCTTTTCCAATTCTCCCAGTTACCATTTTTGTGAAGCCTTTTGATCCAACCATCTCTTGTAGCTGTATATATTGTCCCTTCTTTGTCCACATCAACATCTTCTGGTTTCAGAAGTACCCCATCCCCAAGTTTGATCACTTTCTACAGAAACccaaaaaggagaaagaaaaagataaagcaaTGAACTAATGATAACAAGCAGAGTAATTAAGCAGACAAACTAAAAGATTATGAACACAAACTTGAAGCTTCACCTGCAATATGTTGTTTTTAGGAAgatgggaagaagaagatggtggAGGCAGGTGAAGTGAGACTGGGGATATTGGGGAGGAGAAGTAGATTTGAAGAGTGAATGCAAGCAAACATGCCAGAACAAATGAGGTTAGCAAATGCCTGAGAGCCATGGGACCACTTTTCTGCAGTGAGGTGTGTTTGCTTTTGCTGGAAGAAGATTAATGTTGATGAGAATATTGCCAATATTGTGAAACATTCACATTGCTGTCTGAGTTAAGTTGTGGCTGAAAATTGCAGCTGTCAGGAAAATAGAGAAGCCAGTGAGTGAATTATcactaaaaattaatattatttttcttctcaattaatcatgatgaagaagagagagagtctcTCTCATGTTTCAAATGTGTTTAGGATAAGGTTTATCTATTCAGTGGTCGTGTTATTGTCAAATCGACCGCAACATCTTCATGGGAACATCGTATGATTGAGAGTTTTGGGGAAATCTAACCATCTCAAATTGCTAGAAGAAGAATTCAAAGATGATAGGGAAACTGAATTTGAGAAAATTGTGCTTCTTCTAATTAgaatattctttctttctaatgGGTTTAAACTCTCCTTTAATCcaatatattaaatatatatatatatattttaaatgaaGTCTTGATGgagttttgttttccatgCCAAACATGTCCTAATAAAATAGGCCCAAAAGTTCAATGATTGGGATTATATTgaatgtatttatttaccaaatactggcaaaaacaaaaagaggtaGTTACCAAAATAATGACCTTGAGTCTCATAAATTCCCCATGACCCAGTGTCCACCTAATGACACAAAATGATGCAAACCCATTTTTGGCCCCTGGCTAAATGCTAAATAGTAAGAAAATCCATGACACAAACCCCTTTTTTATAGCAACACTTTAATTACAAGAAATCCACATAACTTAGACTTCTACTCTCTTCCCTTCTCCTCCCATAACACAAAGAAACACAcataaaaacacacacacacacacacacagagtctttgagagagagagagagagagagagagttcaatGTTCTGCTTCATTCCATGGCTCTTACAACAAGTTCAGAGTCTCATTCAACCTCTACAAAACCAACCCCAACTCCTCCACCAATCGAAGTCGAGTGTGTGAAATGCGACTCTTGTGGGTTCACGGAGGATTGCACCCCTGCATACATCTCACGAGTCCGGGATCGTTACCAGGGCCGTTGGATATGTGGGCTCTGCGTTGAGGCAGTGAAAGATGAAGTCTTGAGATCAGATAGGCTCATCTCCACCGAAGAAGCCCTGAACCGCCACATAAATTTTTGCAGGAAGTTCAGATCATCAAGTCCTCTGCATAAAGAAACAGAGCACCCCATCCTTGCCATGGGTCGGGTTTTCAGGCGGAGCTTGGACAGTCCGAGAGCTCTCAGGTCAAATTCTAGCTCTTCTCTTGATGGTGTCGAAAGTGTTCGCGGCCCAGCGCTTGTTCGTTCAGGAAGTTGCTTCTCTTCTCTGTCTAGGTGAATGGTTAGAGCAAACTTTGCAGGTACATATGAAACAGAGgaactctgttttttttcttagatAACAAATTGGGTAATTTtggctgtttttttttcttccttttttttgctCTAATGGATTGATCTTAATGGATTTTTAAGATAATTGCTGAGAAAACTAATATGACTGATTTAAGATTGTTTGTTTCTCTAGACTTTTTCAATGTATATATtccataatttaatttgcttCAAATacattatttcttttctttttcattattttgtttctctagAGTTTGTacattgttttgttgtttaaaGGAATATGAATGACATGATTGTGTGATCAAGGTCAAGGTACATGAATTATACAAAGGGGTTGGCAAATTAATGGAAATAAATCTAGGGTCTGGTTCCTGTATACAAATTCATGAAAGTGATGCCACTGcattttcccttttattctGGTGTAATTACTAATTAGCTGGTTTCTTTCCTGTTTCAGTCATGCCCAGTTGTGTAAAATGGCTtattagaaaacaaacaaaaaagaaaaaaaaaagaaaaaaaaaaagaaaaggtaagAGAGAATTCAGAAACACAGAATGAAATTGCTGAGAAATTTCCCATAAAGAAATAAGGAAAGCAATTGTTATGTTATTTGATCCAAAACCACCATGTTCACCCCTTGCAAACTTCTGTTCAAATCCCCTCTCCCTCAATGCGGCAAAGTGATGAACACATTATGTGTTGATATTCAGTCAGCCAATATAAAGACAACACCACTTTCCACTTCTACCATGTGTTGTGCTACTAGACTGTCTTTCTGGAAGGAAGTCTGTGGATATTTCTAGCTAAGAGATTTCTTCCAGGTCTGAACACTTAGAATATATCGCAtctgacaagaaaaaaaagatcatcTGTGGGACAGGCTGATTGTCACCGAATGCATTCACTCGGGTCAGGTtcaaggttttttttcttcttctgattTTTGTGTTATAAGTTAAAACAA
Proteins encoded in this region:
- the LOC18771276 gene encoding protein STRICTOSIDINE SYNTHASE-LIKE 4 isoform X2; this encodes MALRHLLTSFVLACLLAFTLQIYFSSPISPVSLHLPPPSSSSHLPKNNILQKVIKLGDGVLLKPEDVDVDKEGTIYTATRDGWIKRLHKNGNWENWKRVNSDTVLGITITKEGDVVACDTEEGLLKITENGVKLLTSHVNGSKIRFADDVIEASDGSLYFSVASTKFGLHDWYLDVLEAKPHGQLLKYDPSSGETSILLDNLGFANGVAVSKHQDYLVVCETWKFRCQRHWLKGENKGKTEIFIENLPGGPDNINLAPDGSVMSFVTNALEFEDHLYLGSLHTNFIGKLPLKDA
- the LOC18771276 gene encoding protein STRICTOSIDINE SYNTHASE-LIKE 4 isoform X1 produces the protein MALRHLLTSFVLACLLAFTLQIYFSSPISPVSLHLPPPSSSSHLPKNNILQKVIKLGDGVLLKPEDVDVDKEGTIYTATRDGWIKRLHKNGNWENWKRVNSDTVLGITITKEGDVVACDTEEGLLKITENGVKLLTSHVNGSKIRFADDVIEASDGSLYFSVASTKFGLHDWYLDVLEAKPHGQLLKYDPSSGETSILLDNLGFANGVAVSKHQDYLVVCETWKFRCQRHWLKGENKGKTEIFIENLPGGPDNINLAPDGSFWIALLQLTTEGLEFVHASKAAKHLIASSRKLTELVSGLRTKAMVVNVAANGKIVKKLEDPDGSVMSFVTNALEFEDHLYLGSLHTNFIGKLPLKDA
- the LOC18769372 gene encoding uncharacterized protein LOC18769372, which codes for MALTTSSESHSTSTKPTPTPPPIEVECVKCDSCGFTEDCTPAYISRVRDRYQGRWICGLCVEAVKDEVLRSDRLISTEEALNRHINFCRKFRSSSPLHKETEHPILAMGRVFRRSLDSPRALRSNSSSSLDGVESVRGPALVRSGSCFSSLSR